From the Musa acuminata AAA Group cultivar baxijiao chromosome BXJ3-7, Cavendish_Baxijiao_AAA, whole genome shotgun sequence genome, one window contains:
- the LOC135642822 gene encoding cell division cycle protein 48 homolog, with product MANHGEASSSSEPKGAKKDFSTAILERKKAANRLIVDEAINDDNSVVSLNPETMEKLQLFRGDTVLLKGKKRRDTICIALADDTCEEPKIRMNKVVRSNLRVRLGDVVSVHQCQDVKYGKRVHILPVDDTIEGITGNLFDVYLKSYFLEAYRPVRKGDLFLVRGGMRSVEFKVIETDPPEYCVVAPDTEIFCEGEPIKREDEERLDEVGYDDVGGVRKQMAQIRELVELPLRHPQLFKSIGVKPPKGILLYGPPGSGKTLIARAVANETGAFFFCINGPEIMSKLAGESESNLRKAFEEAEKNAPSIIFIDELDSIAPKREKTHGEVERRIVSQLLTLMDGLKARSHVIVIGATNRPNSIDPALRRFGRFDREIDIGVPDEVGRLEVLRIHTKNMKLAEDVDLERIAKDTHGYVGADLAALCTEAALQCIREKMDVIDLEDESIDAEILNSMAVTNEHFKTALGTSNPSALRETVVEVPNVSWDDIGGLENVKRELQETVQYPVEHPEKFEKFGMSPSKGVLFYGPPGCGKTLLAKAIANECQANFISVKGPELLTMWFGESEANVREIFDKARQSAPCVLFFDELDSIATQRGSSVGDAGGAADRVLNQLLTEMDGMTAKKTVFIIGATNRPDIIDPALLRPGRLDQLIYIPLPDEASRCQIFKACLRKSPIAKDVDLMALAKYTQGFSGADITEICQRACKYAIRENIEKDIERERRKSENPEAMEEDDADEVAEIKAVHFEESMKFARRSVSDADIRKYQAFAQTLQQSRGFGTEFRFTDRADAGAGATGSDPFAASGAAADDDDDLYS from the exons ACCCGGAGACGATGGAAAAGCTGCAGCTTTTCCGCGGCGACACGGTTCTTCTGAAG GGGAAGAAACGGAGAGATACTATTTGTATTGCACTCGCTGATGATACCTGCGAAGAACCCAAGATCCGGATGAATAAGGTTGTTAGGTCAAACCTCAGAGTGAGGCTGGGTGATGTGGTGTCTGTGCACCAGTGTCAAGATGTGAAATATGGAAAACGCGTGCATATTCTTCCCGTAGATGATACAATTGAAGGCATCACTGGAAACTTGTTTGATGTATATTTGAAGT CCTACTTTCTGGAGGCATATCGCCCTGTTAGGAAGGGAGACCTCTTTCTAGTTAGGGGTGGCATGCGCAGTGTCGAGTTTAAGGTCATTGAAACTGACCCACCAGAATACTGTGTGGTTGCCCCTGATACTGAGATTTTTTGTGAAGGAGAGCCTATTAAAAGAGAGGATGAGGAACGACTTGATGAGGTGGGGTATGATGATGTTGGTGGAGTTAGAAAGCAGATGGCACAGATCCGAGAGTTAGTCGAACTTCCTTTAAGGCACCCACAACTTTTCAAGTCCATTGGTGTAAAACCACCGAAAGGCATTTTGTTGTATGGACCTCCTGGCTCTGGTAAGACACTTATTGCCAGAGCAGTAGCAAATGAGACTGGAGCATTTTTCTTCTGCATCAATGGTCCTGAAATAATGTCAAAGTTAGCCGGAGAGAGTGAAAGCAATCTTAGGAAGGCCTTCGAAGAAGCTGAAAAGAACGCACCATCAATCATATTCATTGATGAGTTAGATTCCATTGCTCCCAAGAGGGAAAAGACCCATGGAGAAGTAGAAAGGCGTATCGTCTCACAACTCTTAACTTTGATGGATGGTCTGAAGGCACGCTCCCATGTGATTGTAATTGGCGCCACAAATCGACCAAACAGCATTGACCCAGCTCTTAGAAGGTTTGGGAGATTTGATAGGGAAATTGACATTGGGGTGCCAGATGAGGTTGGGCGCCTGGAAGTTCTCCGCATACACACAAAGAACATGAAACTAGCTGAAGAC GTTGATTTGGAGAGAATTGCCAAGGACACCCATGGATATGTTGGGGCTGATCTGGCTGCGTTGTGCACCGAAGCTGCTCTACAGTGTATACGTGAGAAAATGGACGTCATTGACTTGGAGGATGAATCTATTGATGCTGAGATACTAAACTCTATGGCTGTCACAAATGAACATTTCAAAACGGCTCTCGGAACCAGCAACCCCTCTGCACTCCGTGAAACT GTTGTTGAAGTGCCAAACGTCAGCTGGGACGATATTGGTGGacttgaaaatgttaagagggagCTGCAGGAG ACTGTTCAATATCCAGTTGAGCATCCTGAGAAGTTTGAAAAGTTTGGTATGTCACCTTCCAAGGGAGTCTTGTTCTATGGACCTCCTGGTTGTGGAAAGACATTGTTGGCAAAGGCAATAGCTAATGAATGCCAAGCAAACTTTATCAGTGTCAAGGGTCCAGAACTGCTCACCATGTGGTTCGGAGAAAGTGAAGCAAATGTTCGAGAAATTTTTGATAAGGCTCGTCAATCTGCACCATGTGTACTCTTTTTCGATGAGCTTGACTCCATCGCAACTCAG AGAGGGAGCAGTGTTGGGGATGCCGGAGGTGCTGCAGATAGGGTTCTCAATCAGCTCTTGACCGAGATGGATGGCATGACTGCTAAGAAAACTGTTTTCATAATCGGGGCAACAAACAGGCCTGACATTATTGATCCAGCGCTGCTAAGGCCCGGCCGTCTTGATCAGTTAATTTACATCCCTCTGCCGGATGAGGCGTCCCGGTGCCAAATTTTCAAGGCTTGTTTGAGGAAGTCCCCAATTGCAAAAGATGTGGATCTGATGGCTCTTGCAAAGTACACTCAAGGCTTCAGCGGAGCAGATATTACTGAAATCTGCCAACGGGCGTGTAAATACGCAATCAGAGAAAACATTGAGAAG GACAtagaaagggagaggaggaagagcgaGAACCCTGAAGCCATGGAAGAAGATGATGCTGATGAAGTCGCAGAGATTAAAGCCGTTCATTTTGAGGAGTCGATGAAGTTTGCTCGGCGCAGTGTCAGCGACGCAGATATTAGGAAATATCAGGCTTTCGCTCAGACCCTGCAGCAGTCCAGGGGATTCGGGACTGAGTTCCGCTTTACCGATCGGGCAGATGCCGGAGCTGGGGCCACTGGTTCTGACCCATTTGCCGCGTCGGGTGCTGCagccgacgacgacgatgatctaTATAGTTAG